One genomic window of Pseudomonadales bacterium includes the following:
- the ftsH gene encoding ATP-dependent zinc metalloprotease FtsH, translating into MNDTIKTLLIWGAIVFVLMSAFRNLTPAQPTAALEYSSFIQEVQQQRVASVVIDGLKINGEMKDGSAFQTVRPNVLDQHLMDDLLSNNVKVEGREPEQPGFLQQLFFAVLPVLLIIGVFMFFTRQMQGGMGGKGGPLSFGKSKARLLSEDQIKTTFADVAGVDEAKEDVSELVEFLRDPSRFQKLGGKIPRGVLMAGPPGTGKTLLAKAIAGEAKVPFFSISGSDFVEMFVGVGASRVRDMFEQAKKQAPCIVFIDEIDAVGRHRGGGHGGGNDEREQTLNQLLVEMDGFEGSEGVIVIAATNRPDVLDRALLRPGRFDRQVHVGLPDVRGREQILKVHMRKVPLDEAVDASVLARGTPGFSGADLANLVNEAALFAARANRRLVTTEEFEKARDKIMMGAERKSMVMSEKEKTMTAYHEAGHAIVGYLMPEHDPIHKVTIIPRGRALGITWFLPEADRISTSKRKLLSDIATAYGGRIAEEMIYGADGVSTGAYSDIQMATSVARSMVVNYGLSEKLGALDYDARDGEGFREKNISARTAELIDTEIKNILDACYAQATEILQTNADILESMKNALIEYETIDSEQVEDLMARRAVRPPRDWHNSASNDTSGGSGQAEVVAEATTPNSDVPSNTPPNNVTPIGGPAGEH; encoded by the coding sequence TTGAACGACACAATCAAGACGCTACTGATTTGGGGTGCCATCGTTTTTGTGCTGATGTCTGCCTTTCGCAACCTCACGCCGGCGCAACCGACCGCCGCGCTGGAATACTCCAGCTTTATTCAAGAAGTGCAGCAACAGCGCGTTGCTTCTGTGGTGATCGACGGCTTAAAAATCAATGGCGAAATGAAAGATGGTTCCGCTTTTCAAACCGTGCGCCCCAATGTGCTCGATCAACATTTAATGGATGATCTGTTAAGCAACAATGTCAAAGTGGAAGGTCGCGAGCCAGAGCAGCCAGGATTCTTGCAACAATTATTTTTTGCCGTGTTGCCGGTATTGTTGATCATCGGCGTATTCATGTTTTTCACGCGCCAAATGCAGGGCGGCATGGGTGGCAAAGGCGGTCCTTTGAGTTTTGGTAAAAGCAAAGCGCGTTTGTTGTCGGAAGATCAAATCAAAACCACTTTTGCGGATGTTGCCGGTGTCGATGAGGCGAAAGAAGATGTCAGTGAATTAGTAGAGTTTTTACGCGATCCTTCGCGCTTTCAAAAACTGGGTGGAAAAATTCCGCGCGGTGTATTGATGGCGGGCCCGCCAGGCACGGGTAAAACTTTATTGGCTAAAGCGATTGCTGGCGAAGCAAAAGTACCGTTCTTTTCTATTTCTGGTTCTGATTTCGTGGAGATGTTTGTCGGTGTCGGCGCATCGCGTGTGCGCGATATGTTTGAGCAAGCGAAAAAACAAGCGCCGTGTATCGTGTTTATCGACGAGATCGACGCAGTGGGTCGTCATCGCGGCGGCGGTCACGGTGGTGGCAACGATGAACGCGAACAAACACTGAACCAATTGCTGGTTGAAATGGATGGTTTTGAAGGCAGTGAAGGTGTCATTGTGATCGCCGCCACTAACCGCCCTGATGTATTGGATCGCGCATTATTGCGCCCCGGTCGTTTTGATCGTCAAGTACATGTCGGTCTGCCGGATGTGCGTGGTCGTGAACAAATTTTGAAAGTGCATATGCGCAAAGTGCCTTTGGATGAAGCGGTAGATGCTTCGGTACTGGCGCGCGGCACGCCCGGTTTTTCTGGCGCGGATCTGGCTAACTTAGTGAATGAAGCTGCGCTGTTTGCTGCGCGCGCTAATCGTCGCTTGGTGACGACAGAAGAGTTTGAAAAAGCGCGCGATAAAATCATGATGGGTGCAGAGCGCAAATCCATGGTGATGTCGGAAAAAGAAAAAACCATGACGGCGTATCACGAAGCGGGTCACGCTATCGTCGGTTATTTAATGCCGGAGCACGACCCGATTCACAAAGTCACGATTATTCCGCGCGGCCGTGCATTGGGTATTACTTGGTTTTTGCCGGAAGCCGATCGCATCAGCACCAGTAAACGCAAACTGCTCAGTGATATCGCCACTGCTTACGGCGGTCGTATCGCGGAAGAAATGATTTACGGCGCAGACGGTGTTTCTACGGGTGCGTACAGCGATATTCAAATGGCAACCAGTGTGGCGCGCTCCATGGTGGTGAATTATGGCTTGTCAGAAAAATTGGGTGCGTTGGATTATGATGCACGCGACGGCGAAGGTTTCCGCGAGAAAAATATTTCTGCGCGCACTGCCGAACTGATCGATACTGAAATCAAAAATATTTTGGACGCCTGTTACGCGCAAGCAACAGAAATTTTGCAAACGAATGCAGATATTTTGGAGTCGATGAAAAATGCACTGATCGAATACGAAACTATCGACAGTGAGCAGGTGGAGGACTTGATGGCGCGTCGTGCAGTGCGCCCACCGCGCGATTGGCACAACAGTGCCAGCAACGATACTTCTGGTGGTAGCGGTCAAGCGGAAGTGGTGGCAGAAGCGACAACACCAAACAGTGATGTGCCCAGCAACACGCCTCCTAATAATGTCACGCCAATAGGTGGGCCGGCGGGCGAGCATTAA
- the rlmE gene encoding 23S rRNA (uridine(2552)-2'-O)-methyltransferase RlmE, which translates to MTSDTSAGKPPAKKSTRSRSSGRWLKEHFDDPYVKEAQKLGYRSRASFKLLEIQEKDRLIRTGMTVVDLGSAPGGWSQVAVDLVGHQGRVVASDILPMDTLAGVEFICGDFTEESVLAEILAVLGERKADLVISDMAPNMSGMAGVDQPRAMYLVELAAEMAAQVLKPGGAFLTKVFHGEGFDELLKQLKTRFNKVSTRKPQASRARSRETYLLAQGFKG; encoded by the coding sequence ATGACCTCCGATACCTCGGCTGGCAAACCGCCCGCCAAAAAATCCACGCGCTCGCGCAGCAGCGGCCGCTGGTTGAAAGAACATTTCGACGATCCGTATGTCAAAGAGGCACAAAAGCTCGGCTACCGTTCGCGTGCCAGTTTTAAGTTGTTAGAAATTCAGGAAAAAGACCGTTTGATTCGCACAGGCATGACGGTAGTCGATCTCGGCTCTGCGCCGGGCGGATGGTCGCAAGTGGCGGTGGATTTGGTGGGGCATCAGGGGCGTGTGGTCGCCAGTGATATTTTGCCGATGGATACGCTGGCCGGTGTCGAGTTTATCTGCGGTGATTTCACCGAGGAGAGCGTGCTAGCGGAGATTCTCGCGGTGCTGGGCGAACGCAAGGCGGATCTTGTGATTTCCGATATGGCCCCCAACATGAGCGGTATGGCGGGTGTCGATCAGCCGCGTGCCATGTATTTGGTGGAGTTGGCGGCGGAAATGGCCGCGCAAGTGTTGAAGCCGGGTGGCGCGTTTCTCACCAAGGTATTCCACGGCGAAGGTTTTGATGAATTGTTGAAGCAGTTAAAAACGCGTTTCAACAAAGTGAGTACGCGCAAGCCACAGGCATCGCGTGCGCGCTCACGAGAAACTTATCTGTTGGCACAAGGCTTTAAGGGCTGA
- a CDS encoding YhbY family RNA-binding protein, with protein sequence MPLDSQTRKQLKAIGHALNPVVIVAGKGLSDSVLEEIRRALHDHELIKVKVAVGDREAKQAVIAEMCQRCECELAQTIGHIALIYKANPNAKLGISNLRHLQ encoded by the coding sequence ATGCCACTCGACAGCCAAACGCGCAAACAACTGAAAGCCATCGGTCATGCACTGAATCCCGTTGTCATCGTAGCGGGCAAGGGTTTGTCTGACAGCGTGCTGGAGGAAATTCGCCGCGCCCTGCACGATCACGAGTTAATTAAAGTAAAAGTGGCAGTGGGTGATCGCGAGGCAAAACAGGCTGTCATTGCTGAGATGTGTCAACGCTGCGAGTGCGAGCTGGCGCAAACCATCGGCCATATTGCGCTGATCTACAAAGCCAATCCCAATGCCAAATTGGGCATCAGCAATTTGCGGCATTTGCAATAA
- a CDS encoding YgiQ family radical SAM protein gives MSMSAVKTANAVDLFGRKPFWAKRFGAAPVLPMSRAEMDELGWDSCDIIIVTGDAYVDHPSFGMAVIGRTLEAQGFRVGIIAQPDWQSADAFKALGKPNLFFGVTAGNMDSMINRYTADKKIRSDDAYSPDGKGGFRPDRSTLIYSQRCREAYAGVPLVIGGIEASLRRLAHFDYWSEKVRRSILFDSKADMLIYGNAERQVVELAHRLAAGENIRDIQDIRGTAFITKNILPNFSEVDATEPEAAETVRLVNLEAHAEKKSATAEVVRLPSFDDVSNDTLLYAHASRAFHKETNPGNARAVIQQHGDRMVWMNPPPLPLSTLEMDGVFGLPYSRQPHPAYGKAKFPAYEMIRFSVNIMRGCFGGCTFCSITEHEGRIIQSRSEESILQEIEDIRDKVPGFTGVISDLGGPTANMWRLNCKDEKIEQNCRRLSCVYPSICSNLDTNQMPLVKLYRKARALPGVKKILIASGLRYDLAVETPEYVKELVTHHVGGYLKIAPEHTEDSVLTKMMKPGIGTYDRFKGMFEKYSRAAGKEQYLIPYFVAAHPGTRDEDMMNLALWLKKNNFQADQVQAFIPSPMAMASAMYHTGKNPLKRIRANSETVAVPKGINQRKLHKAFLRYHDPDNWPLLRAALHKMGRADLIGNGIHHLIPKTQPVKIDSRIKNADAIYRRRANKLLTQHTGLPPQPSVGEGKKKTPRSGSAPSRRPQRIR, from the coding sequence ATGTCCATGTCTGCTGTAAAAACCGCCAACGCCGTTGATTTATTTGGTCGCAAACCGTTTTGGGCCAAGCGTTTTGGCGCGGCGCCCGTGCTGCCGATGTCGCGTGCGGAAATGGATGAGCTGGGCTGGGATAGCTGCGACATCATCATCGTCACCGGTGATGCCTATGTGGATCATCCCAGCTTCGGCATGGCAGTGATTGGTCGCACGCTGGAAGCGCAGGGTTTTCGCGTCGGCATTATCGCGCAACCGGATTGGCAATCGGCAGATGCGTTCAAAGCCTTAGGTAAACCGAATCTGTTTTTTGGTGTCACTGCCGGCAACATGGATTCGATGATCAACCGTTACACCGCTGATAAAAAAATTCGTTCGGACGACGCGTATTCGCCCGATGGCAAAGGCGGTTTTCGCCCTGATCGTTCTACATTGATTTACAGCCAGCGTTGCCGCGAAGCGTACGCCGGTGTGCCGTTGGTGATTGGCGGCATCGAAGCGAGTTTGCGCAGATTGGCGCATTTTGATTATTGGTCAGAAAAAGTGCGCCGTTCGATTTTGTTTGATAGCAAAGCCGACATGTTGATTTACGGCAACGCCGAAAGACAGGTGGTGGAACTCGCGCACCGTTTAGCCGCCGGTGAAAACATTCGCGATATTCAAGATATTCGCGGCACAGCTTTTATCACAAAAAATATTCTGCCCAATTTTAGCGAAGTGGATGCAACGGAACCGGAGGCCGCAGAAACTGTGCGCTTGGTGAATCTGGAAGCACACGCAGAAAAAAAATCAGCCACGGCAGAAGTGGTGCGTTTGCCATCGTTTGACGATGTCAGCAACGACACGCTGCTGTACGCGCACGCTTCGCGCGCGTTTCACAAAGAAACTAATCCGGGCAATGCGCGCGCGGTGATACAACAACACGGTGATCGCATGGTGTGGATGAATCCGCCGCCGCTGCCTTTATCGACATTGGAAATGGACGGTGTGTTTGGACTGCCGTATTCACGACAACCGCATCCTGCGTATGGCAAAGCGAAATTTCCTGCGTACGAAATGATCCGTTTCTCTGTCAATATCATGCGCGGCTGTTTTGGTGGTTGCACTTTTTGTTCGATCACCGAACACGAAGGGCGCATTATTCAAAGTCGCTCGGAAGAATCTATTCTGCAAGAAATTGAAGATATTCGCGACAAAGTGCCAGGCTTTACCGGCGTGATTTCGGATCTCGGCGGCCCTACGGCGAATATGTGGCGCTTGAATTGCAAGGATGAAAAAATTGAGCAGAACTGCCGACGATTGTCTTGCGTGTATCCGAGTATTTGCAGCAATCTCGACACCAATCAAATGCCCTTGGTGAAGCTGTATCGCAAAGCGCGCGCGCTACCCGGCGTCAAAAAAATTCTGATCGCCTCCGGCCTGCGTTATGACTTGGCAGTAGAAACGCCAGAGTATGTGAAGGAATTAGTCACACACCATGTCGGCGGTTATTTGAAAATTGCGCCGGAGCACACGGAAGACAGTGTGTTGACCAAAATGATGAAGCCGGGCATTGGTACTTATGACCGCTTCAAAGGTATGTTTGAAAAATATTCACGCGCAGCGGGCAAAGAGCAGTATCTCATCCCGTATTTTGTGGCGGCGCATCCTGGCACGCGCGACGAAGACATGATGAATCTTGCGCTGTGGTTGAAGAAAAATAATTTCCAAGCCGATCAAGTGCAGGCATTTATTCCCTCACCGATGGCGATGGCGAGCGCGATGTATCACACGGGAAAAAATCCGCTGAAACGCATTCGTGCCAATAGTGAAACCGTAGCGGTGCCGAAAGGGATCAATCAACGCAAATTGCACAAAGCGTTTTTACGCTATCACGACCCGGATAACTGGCCGTTATTGCGCGCGGCGTTGCACAAAATGGGGCGTGCGGATTTGATCGGTAACGGTATTCATCATCTCATCCCTAAAACACAGCCGGTGAAAATTGATTCACGCATCAAAAATGCCGATGCCATTTATCGTCGTCGCGCCAATAAATTGCTGACGCAGCACACAGGGCTTCCGCCGCAGCCTTCTGTGGGTGAAGGTAAAAAGAAAACGCCTCGCTCTGGTAGCGCCCCTAGTCGGCGTCCGCAGCGTATACGGTAG
- the cysE gene encoding serine O-acetyltransferase, giving the protein MIDSLWQTIRRVAEQEAAQEPVLASFLHNTVLRHQSLCSALGFLIAGKLDCQALPALTLMEVFSEAFCADSTITAVVARDLEAITTRDPVCQSPLQALLFYKGFHALTAWRVAHWLWQQNRKPLAYFLQNRISVAFAVDIHPAARIGSGVLLDHATGIVIGETATVADNVSILQDVTLGGTGKETGDRHPKIGAGVLIGPGSKILGNIHIGACAQIAAGSVILKDVPECALMAGVPAKQIGQSDCAQPALEMRQTL; this is encoded by the coding sequence ATGATTGACTCGCTTTGGCAGACCATACGCCGCGTTGCCGAACAGGAAGCCGCGCAAGAACCTGTGCTGGCGAGCTTTCTGCACAACACCGTCTTGCGCCACCAAAGCCTCTGCTCCGCCTTAGGTTTCCTTATCGCCGGCAAATTAGATTGCCAAGCCCTGCCCGCACTCACACTGATGGAAGTGTTTAGCGAAGCTTTTTGCGCAGACAGCACGATCACCGCGGTAGTGGCGCGCGATTTGGAAGCCATCACCACCCGCGACCCCGTGTGCCAATCGCCGCTGCAAGCACTATTGTTTTATAAAGGTTTTCACGCGCTGACCGCGTGGCGCGTGGCGCATTGGCTGTGGCAGCAAAACCGCAAACCGCTGGCGTACTTTTTGCAGAACCGTATCTCGGTCGCGTTTGCTGTTGATATCCACCCCGCAGCGCGCATCGGCAGCGGCGTGCTGCTCGATCATGCCACCGGCATCGTCATCGGCGAAACCGCTACCGTGGCTGACAATGTTTCCATCTTGCAGGATGTGACGCTGGGCGGTACCGGCAAAGAAACGGGCGACCGCCACCCCAAAATCGGCGCGGGCGTGTTGATCGGCCCCGGCAGTAAGATTCTCGGCAATATCCATATCGGCGCTTGCGCGCAGATTGCTGCTGGCAGCGTGATACTCAAAGATGTGCCGGAATGCGCTCTGATGGCTGGCGTGCCAGCGAAACAAATCGGCCAGAGCGATTGTGCGCAGCCGGCGCTGGAGATGCGGCAGACGCTGTAG
- a CDS encoding type II toxin-antitoxin system VapC family toxin, translating into MIAIDTNVLVRLLVTDNPAQSKASQKLFASENIFIPDTVLLEAEWVLRAAFDLQPADICTAFRRICGLPNVVLNNARLVAQVIDWHEAGFDFADAFHLALSLDHEAFKTFDAGFIKNAKKHTDRRVERP; encoded by the coding sequence GTGATAGCCATTGATACCAATGTGTTGGTGCGCCTGCTGGTGACGGATAACCCAGCGCAGAGCAAAGCCAGCCAAAAACTGTTTGCCTCTGAAAATATCTTCATTCCCGACACGGTATTGCTCGAAGCGGAATGGGTTTTACGCGCCGCGTTTGATTTGCAGCCCGCCGATATTTGTACGGCATTTCGCCGTATCTGTGGCCTGCCCAATGTGGTGCTGAACAATGCACGGCTTGTCGCACAGGTGATTGATTGGCACGAAGCTGGTTTTGATTTTGCGGATGCATTTCATTTGGCTTTAAGCCTTGATCATGAGGCGTTTAAAACTTTCGATGCGGGCTTTATCAAGAACGCCAAAAAGCACACAGATCGCCGTGTAGAACGCCCCTAG
- a CDS encoding AbrB/MazE/SpoVT family DNA-binding domain-containing protein — METTKLSSKGQVIIPKAFRSSHCWEPGLELMAIDTGDGLLLKPKAPFAPTSLSDVVGMFDGKVEPKTDEEIQAALTQSMRSQFIQGK, encoded by the coding sequence ATGGAAACCACAAAACTTTCCAGCAAGGGGCAGGTGATTATCCCGAAGGCTTTTAGGAGTAGTCATTGCTGGGAGCCTGGCTTGGAATTGATGGCGATAGACACAGGCGATGGCTTATTGCTCAAGCCGAAAGCGCCTTTTGCGCCGACCAGCCTCTCTGATGTGGTGGGTATGTTCGACGGCAAGGTTGAGCCAAAGACGGACGAGGAAATTCAGGCGGCGTTAACCCAATCCATGCGGAGCCAATTCATTCAAGGAAAGTAG
- the orn gene encoding oligoribonuclease, translating into MQPKPVVDKNHLIWIDLEMTGLNPDTDVIIEIATIVTDSDLNVLAEGPSLAIRQPHAVMDGMDEWNTRQHGNSGLTKRVLTSDFDTAEAERQTLAFLAQWVPAGASPMCGNSICQDRRFLWRGMPQLEAFFHYRNLDVSTIKELAKRWRPEIADGVKKHSSHLALDDIRDSIVELQHYRKFFFVL; encoded by the coding sequence ATGCAACCAAAGCCTGTTGTGGATAAAAACCATCTGATTTGGATTGATTTAGAGATGACTGGCTTGAATCCCGACACCGATGTCATCATTGAAATCGCCACCATCGTCACCGATAGCGATCTCAATGTTTTGGCAGAAGGCCCTTCTCTGGCGATTCGCCAGCCGCACGCGGTGATGGATGGTATGGACGAATGGAACACGCGCCAGCACGGCAACAGCGGTTTGACCAAGCGCGTGCTGACCAGCGATTTCGATACCGCCGAAGCCGAGCGCCAGACTCTGGCGTTTTTGGCGCAGTGGGTGCCGGCGGGCGCTTCACCGATGTGCGGCAATAGCATCTGTCAGGATCGCCGTTTTTTGTGGCGCGGCATGCCGCAACTGGAAGCGTTTTTTCATTACCGCAATTTGGATGTCAGCACCATCAAAGAATTAGCCAAACGCTGGCGACCAGAAATTGCCGATGGCGTGAAAAAACATAGCTCACATTTGGCGCTGGATGATATTCGCGATTCGATTGTGGAGTTGCAGCATTACCGGAAGTTTTTCTTTGTTTTGTAG
- the rsgA gene encoding small ribosomal subunit biogenesis GTPase RsgA → MARRLTDQQRRRIALQQTRRRNKVDDIASDTAPDEAQLGAEQAVLVIAHYGSQLDVETFDTPPRTVRCFLRANIAALVTGDHAIAKLPPADNEQLTTGVVVAGSERHSLLARPDSRGLLRPVAANVDVILITLAPVPEPFPILIDRYLVAASLHHIAAAIVCNKTDLLDDKHRLYIEPLLQMYRDISYPVFCVSAEKNEGVAALQDFLRDKTAVIVGQSGVGKSSLIRTLLPDVEIAVGALSAGVEKGRHTTTTARLYHLPNSGNIIDSPGIREFTLQHLPAPELLQHFPDLYEHAQHCRFRDCQHEHEPDCAVLAAEQAGTVFPERLASYRHILSSLNAA, encoded by the coding sequence ATGGCCCGACGCTTAACCGATCAACAACGCCGCCGCATCGCTCTGCAGCAAACACGCCGCCGCAATAAAGTGGATGACATTGCGAGCGACACCGCGCCGGATGAAGCGCAGCTCGGCGCAGAGCAAGCCGTGTTGGTAATCGCGCATTACGGCAGCCAATTGGATGTGGAAACTTTTGATACACCGCCGCGCACCGTGCGCTGTTTTTTGCGCGCCAATATTGCAGCTTTAGTAACGGGTGATCACGCGATTGCCAAATTGCCGCCCGCTGATAACGAGCAACTCACCACAGGCGTTGTCGTTGCTGGCAGCGAAAGGCATTCGCTGTTAGCGCGCCCCGACAGTCGCGGTTTGTTGCGACCGGTTGCGGCGAATGTGGATGTGATTTTGATCACGCTCGCACCCGTGCCTGAGCCTTTTCCGATTTTGATTGATCGCTATTTAGTCGCTGCCAGCTTGCACCATATTGCGGCGGCGATTGTGTGCAATAAAACTGATCTGCTCGACGACAAGCATCGTCTATACATAGAGCCGCTGTTACAGATGTATCGCGACATCAGTTATCCCGTTTTTTGTGTCTCCGCAGAAAAAAATGAAGGTGTCGCTGCGCTGCAAGATTTTTTACGCGACAAAACGGCGGTGATAGTCGGGCAATCTGGCGTAGGAAAATCCTCATTGATTCGCACACTGTTACCCGATGTGGAAATTGCTGTTGGCGCGTTGTCCGCCGGTGTAGAAAAAGGTCGTCACACCACCACCACCGCGCGGCTTTATCATTTACCCAATAGCGGAAACATTATTGATTCCCCTGGCATTCGTGAATTCACACTACAACATTTGCCTGCGCCAGAATTGCTGCAACATTTTCCTGATTTATACGAGCATGCGCAGCACTGCCGTTTTCGCGATTGCCAACACGAACACGAACCGGATTGCGCCGTACTCGCCGCCGAACAAGCGGGTACTGTTTTTCCTGAACGCCTCGCCAGCTATCGCCACATTCTTAGCAGCTTGAACGCTGCGTAA
- a CDS encoding RluA family pseudouridine synthase, with product MTETTPQKLDASIAITAAGKRAIDWLAEHTPLSRMQCKKAMAQGAVWLQINKKQERLRRATRELPANSKLHIYFDAAILALNPPTPTLIADERSYSVWYKPAGLLAQGTLQGDHCSLLRLAEQQTQRKTFLVHRLDREASGLMLVAHTEKAAAALSALFQNNRIEKHYRASVVGKCEAVLSEDKTALPFKIDSTIDGKHALTWIDGASYDAGNQCTHLRIHIDTGRKHQIRRHLAELGHPIIGDARYGTATGQAHLALTASGMAFLCPLANRKRQYTLPADLLSQH from the coding sequence ATGACTGAAACCACACCGCAAAAATTAGATGCCAGCATCGCGATTACCGCAGCGGGAAAACGCGCGATTGATTGGTTGGCAGAACACACGCCGCTCTCACGCATGCAATGCAAAAAAGCGATGGCGCAAGGTGCTGTCTGGCTACAAATCAACAAAAAACAAGAACGATTGCGCCGCGCGACACGCGAATTACCCGCCAATAGCAAACTGCATATTTATTTTGATGCCGCGATACTCGCGTTAAATCCGCCCACACCGACACTGATTGCCGATGAGCGCAGCTACAGCGTGTGGTACAAACCAGCGGGATTATTGGCGCAAGGTACGCTGCAAGGCGATCACTGCTCGCTATTGCGACTCGCGGAACAACAAACACAACGCAAAACTTTTTTAGTGCACCGATTGGATCGCGAAGCCAGCGGCTTGATGTTGGTGGCGCACACCGAAAAAGCTGCTGCTGCGCTGTCTGCATTATTTCAAAACAATCGCATCGAAAAACATTATCGCGCCAGCGTCGTTGGTAAATGTGAGGCTGTTTTGTCCGAAGATAAAACTGCGCTGCCCTTCAAAATTGACAGCACGATTGACGGCAAACACGCACTCACTTGGATAGACGGCGCGAGCTACGATGCTGGCAATCAATGCACACATTTACGCATTCATATCGACACCGGACGCAAACACCAAATTCGTCGCCATCTCGCTGAATTGGGGCATCCCATCATTGGCGATGCGCGTTACGGCACAGCAACAGGGCAAGCGCATTTAGCACTCACCGCCAGTGGCATGGCGTTTTTATGTCCGCTGGCTAACCGCAAACGACAATACACCCTACCCGCCGATTTACTCTCACAGCATTAA
- the cobT gene encoding nicotinate-nucleotide--dimethylbenzimidazole phosphoribosyltransferase: MFDPHALFTVRATNKTLQAEIQQKIDGKTKPLGALGTLETIALQVALIQQSLMPTLNKPHMLLFAGDHGITAEGVSPFPSEVTQQMVRNFVSGGAAINVFCRQHGIAIDVVDAGVNGDLRGLPIKNVKVAEGTRNFLHEPAMTAAQCEQAVSRGAMLVRASAESGCNIIGFGEMGIGNTSSATAVFSALSGTAIEDCVGRGTGLNDEGLAHKTTVLNAALKKHGELNDPFEILCTFGGFEIAMMVGAILAACEQKMVVMIDGFIASSAAAIAFALEPPARDYCIFSHLSDEAGHRKILDYLQVKPLVSLGLRLGEGSGVAVTYPLIQSAVLFLNEMASFDSAGISGKNHD; the protein is encoded by the coding sequence ATGTTTGATCCACACGCTCTATTCACCGTTCGCGCCACCAATAAAACACTGCAAGCGGAAATCCAACAGAAAATTGATGGCAAAACCAAACCATTGGGTGCGCTTGGCACATTGGAAACCATCGCACTGCAAGTGGCGTTGATTCAGCAATCGTTGATGCCAACATTAAATAAACCGCACATGCTGTTATTTGCTGGCGATCACGGCATCACCGCCGAAGGTGTCAGCCCTTTCCCTTCGGAAGTGACGCAACAAATGGTGCGTAATTTTGTCAGTGGCGGCGCGGCGATCAATGTGTTTTGTCGCCAACACGGCATTGCGATTGATGTGGTGGATGCCGGTGTGAATGGCGATTTACGCGGCCTGCCTATCAAGAACGTTAAAGTGGCGGAAGGCACGCGCAATTTTTTACACGAACCCGCAATGACTGCCGCGCAGTGTGAACAAGCTGTCTCACGCGGCGCGATGTTGGTGCGTGCGAGCGCAGAATCCGGCTGCAACATCATCGGCTTTGGTGAAATGGGCATTGGCAACACTTCATCCGCCACCGCAGTGTTTTCGGCGCTGTCTGGCACAGCGATTGAAGATTGCGTAGGGCGCGGCACAGGTTTGAATGATGAAGGTTTAGCGCACAAAACGACTGTATTAAATGCTGCGCTAAAAAAACACGGGGAGCTTAATGATCCATTTGAAATTCTTTGCACTTTCGGCGGCTTTGAAATTGCCATGATGGTTGGCGCGATTCTCGCTGCGTGTGAGCAAAAAATGGTGGTGATGATCGACGGCTTTATCGCCAGCAGCGCCGCAGCGATTGCCTTTGCACTAGAACCGCCAGCACGCGATTACTGTATTTTTTCACATCTCTCCGATGAAGCAGGACATCGCAAAATTCTCGATTATTTGCAAGTGAAACCACTGGTATCACTCGGCTTGCGTTTGGGTGAAGGCAGCGGCGTCGCCGTCACTTATCCTTTAATTCAATCTGCCGTTTTGTTTCTCAATGAAATGGCTTCTTTTGATAGCGCGGGAATTTCTGGCAAAAACCATGACTGA